In Patescibacteria group bacterium, one genomic interval encodes:
- a CDS encoding AAA family ATPase: MKNKNILVIGISGSGKTYIVKKLKNKYPFIYDSDEIQDLSDWFGWDKKPVEFPKNADKKWLDEHEFLWDREVLQKFIKENEPAIIFGFSGNCFSMLDLFDEVYYLDISPAEIKKRLKNQSRLNPMGKTKEQTDLVIKYMETIRRQAAELKMPFIGANQSPEQIINQIMG; encoded by the coding sequence ATGAAGAATAAAAACATACTTGTGATTGGTATTTCTGGCTCAGGAAAAACATACATTGTAAAAAAACTAAAAAATAAATATCCATTTATCTATGATTCTGATGAAATTCAAGATCTTTCTGATTGGTTCGGCTGGGATAAAAAGCCTGTTGAATTTCCAAAGAACGCTGATAAGAAATGGTTGGACGAACATGAGTTTCTTTGGGATCGAGAGGTGTTGCAAAAATTCATTAAAGAAAATGAACCAGCTATAATCTTTGGGTTTTCAGGAAATTGTTTTAGTATGCTAGATTTATTCGACGAGGTTTATTATTTAGATATTAGCCCCGCAGAGATAAAAAAGCGTCTCAAAAACCAAAGCAGATTAAACCCAATGGGAAAAACAAAAGAACAAACAGATTTAGTGATTAAATACATGGAAACTATACGTCGGCAGGCAGCAGAGTTGAAAATGCCTTTTATTGGCGCAAACCAATCACCAGAGCAAATAATAAACCAAATTATGGGATAA
- a CDS encoding SRPBCC family protein produces MKKIRLKGSWIIKAPREEIYKIMTDFENMPKNFPAVAQSLRIVKREGNNLTIEAKAKTFGRVIPVHMETQLRPPAGYVSDNKSAIGTAGHEEFLMEEVPEGTKINYTYDVELKNPFFRIFGRVLIEWYAMRFWKRAVIDKLKEMLEK; encoded by the coding sequence ATGAAGAAAATACGCCTAAAAGGTTCATGGATTATTAAAGCGCCGCGTGAAGAAATTTACAAAATAATGACTGATTTTGAAAACATGCCAAAGAATTTTCCGGCTGTTGCCCAATCGCTCCGTATAGTTAAAAGAGAAGGCAATAATCTTACAATAGAAGCTAAAGCTAAAACATTCGGTCGGGTTATTCCAGTGCATATGGAAACGCAGCTTCGTCCGCCAGCTGGCTATGTGTCAGATAATAAAAGTGCTATCGGCACTGCCGGGCATGAAGAGTTTCTGATGGAAGAAGTACCAGAGGGCACAAAAATTAACTATACTTATGATGTTGAATTAAAAAATCCATTTTTTCGCATTTTCGGTAGGGTTCTGATAGAATGGTATGCGATGCGTTTCTGGAAGCGTGCTGTTATAGATAAGTTAAAAGAGATGCTAGAGAAATGA
- a CDS encoding histidine phosphatase family protein, whose amino-acid sequence MKIYFSAHATSKDNEEGLSSGWKDVELSGLGVEQSKELGERFKDIKIDLICCSDLKRAVDTVKIAFGDKIPTIVDKRLREVNYGDYNGKPSNIVSPMEKEHIKEPFPNGESYEQAMARVHDFYKELKEKYPTKIVLVVGHRATQYGLDTLVGGKTLEECLSEPFKWQPYWEYNF is encoded by the coding sequence ATGAAAATATACTTTTCCGCTCACGCAACAAGTAAGGATAACGAAGAGGGATTATCTTCTGGTTGGAAAGATGTAGAGCTTTCTGGGTTAGGAGTTGAACAATCCAAAGAATTAGGAGAGAGATTCAAAGATATAAAAATAGATTTAATTTGTTGCTCTGATTTAAAAAGAGCAGTTGATACAGTTAAAATAGCATTTGGAGATAAAATACCCACCATCGTTGATAAAAGATTAAGAGAGGTAAATTACGGAGATTACAATGGTAAACCAAGCAATATAGTAAGTCCAATGGAAAAAGAGCATATTAAAGAACCTTTTCCGAATGGTGAGAGTTATGAACAGGCAATGGCGAGAGTTCACGATTTTTACAAAGAATTAAAAGAAAAATATCCAACCAAAATAGTTTTAGTTGTTGGTCATCGTGCTACTCAATATGGTTTGGATACACTTGTCGGTGGCAAAACTCTTGAAGAATGTTTAAGCGAACCTTTTAAGTGGCAACCCTATTGGGAATATAATTTTTGA